CAAGGCTCGAAGAGACGGAAGAGGGAGCTCTCCAGGGAGGTGGGCTCGGTGATGTACTGGAACGACGGCGGCTGGGCCTGGATGATGTTCATGCCGCTGTTCTGGATCGCCCTGATCGGTGCGGTCGTCTGGGCCACCGTCCGGCTCACCCGCCGCCCATCCGAGCGGCCCGGCGACGGCACTCGGCCGAACGAGACGCCGCGCG
This genomic window from Streptomyces sp. TLI_235 contains:
- a CDS encoding putative membrane protein, giving the protein MYWNDGGWAWMMFMPLFWIALIGAVVWATVRLTRRPSERPGDGTRPNETPRDILDRRYASGEIDTETGTEARAHLADRSPGP